The window GCATCTGGATCAGGAAGCCGCAATAGCATATGTACATGAACTACAGGGTGGAATCGTCATCGAAGAGCGTCTAATCGGTGAAGAGTTCACGCTTATGTGTTTTGTTGATGGGCGATCACTCATCCCGATGCCTGTTGTCCAGGACCATAAACGGGCCTATGTGGGTGATTTGGGTCCAAACACCGGTGGCATGGGATCATATAGTCTTGAGAATCACACTCTTCCATTTGTTAGAGAGACTGATTATGCAGATGCGCTCAGGATTATGCATGATGTTGTTTCAGCACTCGATTCAGGTGGTGCGGTCTTCAAAGGAGTGCTGTATGGGCAGTTCATGAATACCGTCCGCGGCCCGAAAGTGATCGAGTTCAATGCCCGCTTCGGCGATCCTGAAGCAATGAATGTCCTCTCCATTCTCAGCTCAGACTTCTCAGAGATTGCAATTCGTATTGCAGAAGGTACACTGAGGCGGCAGGATGTTGTGTTTGAAAAGAAGGCAACGGTCTGCAAGTATATCGTGCCAGCCGGCTATCCGGATTCACCGCAGGCAGGGGATCGAATTACACTGCCGGATACGCATGATGCGCTCCTCTACTATGCCAATGTCGAGGAGAGGGATGGAGCTTTGTATACGCGCTCATCCCGGGCCCTTGCCTTTGTTGGTATTGGTGACAGCCTTGCTGATGCTGAACAATCCGCTGAAACCGCTGCATCGACTGTCCGGGGAAATGTCAGGTACAGGCAGGATATCGGGACTGAGTCACTTCTCAGTCGCCGGATAGCTCATATGAAGGAACTACGATGAACGTCCTCTCCATCCTTGATCTCACTGCCGGTGAGATCGATATGATCCTGCAAACAGCAATCCAGGTAAAAGAAGAGCGCAGGCAGGGTGTAGCACACCGGCACCTGGCGGGTAAAACCCTTGGCATGATCTTTGAGAAATCCTCGACACGGACGCGTATCTCATTTGATGTCGGGATGTATGAACTCGGAGGATATGCTCTCTATCTCAATCCCCGGGATATGCAGCTTGACAGGGGTGAGGCGATAGCAGATACTGCGCGCGTTCTCTCCCGGTACCTTTCAGCGGTGATGATACGGGCACACAACCATTCGTCAATAGAAGCTTTTTCCCGCGCCTCAACGATTCCGGTGATTAACGGACTATCAGATACCGAGCATCCATGCCAGATCCTGGCTGACCTGATGACCCTGAAGGAACGGTTTGGATCCCTCTCCGGACGTCGCATCGCCTGGATAGGGGATGGTAATAATGTCTGCAACTCCTTAATCCTCTCCACAATCCCAACAGGTATGCACGTCTCTCTGGCAGTTCCTCCCGGATATGAACCTGATGCAGCCTGTGTTGCCCGGGCACAAGAGTCCGGATCTGTCAGCTTCCATGATACGCCTGAAGCAGCAGCAGCCGGTGCGGATGCTCTCTATACTGATACATGGATCTCGATGGGGCAGGAAGATGAGGAGGATACAAGGCTTGCGGCATTTGAGCCGTACCGGATTGATCTGGATCTCCTGAAGCATGCCAGCCCGGGTGCAATCGTTCTCCATTGCCTCCCTGCCCACAGGGGATGTGAGATTACCGATGAGGTGATTGACGGGCCAAAGAGTGCTGTCTGGGATCAGGCAGAGAACAGGCTCCATGCACAGAAGGCGCTGCTCCTCTCTCTGCTTGAAAAAAAGAGGCTCGAAATACGCTGATTTGTATGGGTTTTAAATAGGGACGAGTCATCATCCGGTTATCTGGTGTTTGCCTCATCAGTAGGATCTGTGCGCTGAGGCGTTTTTCCCCAACCGCCCCGTCCCCGTCCACAAATGCTTCGCAAGGGAGGTTGTACCGGGTTGCCGCAGATGCTAGCGCGGGAGGGGCGGGAATGCTTCGGGGGCTGCCAGAGCAGATAAACGCCCGATTCCTTTGGAATCGCCTTTCAGGTTGCTCTGATGAGCAAGGGTTTATCATCTCTGTCATCCAGCTCCCTTCGCCTGACCCCGCCCCCCGATACCCGCGCCGCACCTGCTTCAAACTACCCACATAAAATCGCGAGGAGGCAAAAAAGAGTTAATCAGTTGATGAACTTCTTCATCTCTTCAAACATGAAGGCTTCAACACGCTGTACCTCTTCCATCTTTCCCCGGAATGCCAGCAGATCCCGTTCATCACCTTCCATATTCGCAAAATAGAGTCGGCTGCGGTGGGGAACAAGCTCCACATCAAAGGTTTCCAGAATGTCGCGGATGATTGTACGCGGTACTCCCGGTGGAATGACCAGATCAAATAATTCTTCTTCTTCTTCCATTGTTTATCTCCCGATTTTTATCCTTTTCGCCATGATGCATGGGCCTCCCCTGACACCTCCGAGAGGATTTTTTGGTTTTCCAAGGGAGTTCATACATCTCCCCATCAACGCAGCTCCGCGTGCGAGACCGTCATCGACGAAGACGAGGTGATCGACCGGGTTGGTGTAGATCCGGCGTTCTTCGATCCCTTCCAGGATGTACCCGGGTTTTCTCCCGGATATGACAGCACGACCGGTAAATCCAATCGACGAGTTTTCAGGTACCAGATCGTTCTCGATGCAGACGTCGATCATCCGCAGAGCCATACCTGCGCAGACCCGGTCAACTACCTCGGTTACAAAGGATAACCTGTATTTCCTATACATCTCCGCACCAAGGCTTTTGAGGTTGTCGATTCCATCCCCGTCCACACCACAGTCACATCCAACCAGTGCAACACCTGACTCCTCTGCAACATCGGCATATACCGGAACCCGTCCAAACCGCCTCCGATCCCGGGGCACTATCCTGATATCAATCTCTTCATGGCAGCGGTCGACATATTCCTGCACGGCTTTTTTGTTTATTCCAAGCGATAATCCTCCGCCGGAGTTGTCTTCCCCAAAGACGTCAAGTGCGGTTCCCGTTCTCCCCTCAACAAGTCCGGTTCCCCTGATGATCGCATCGGGTATCGCACCGGCAAGGCCGCAGAAATTTCCAATGGTTTTTGCAAACGGGTTTTCTGCATCTCTGGATACATCGCTTGTGATCCGGCCGTCAAGGGTGGTTCCAAAGTCAAGCGAGATGCAGGGGTTTCGAAAATCAACCGGTGTCCACTTTGCCCCTTCCTTGATACCGGCCATCGCAAGCTCCCCTTCCATCTCATTTGCAACCATCTCAATACCGGTACTGCCAACTGGTGGGACAACGCCCGCGACAGCGCCGGTGAAGACCAGGCGATCTGCAAAACTGTGCTCTCTCAGCTTGGGAGGTAGATTGTCAACTGACATCGGCGGGGTCATTTTCCTGGGAGGGACACCCGCCTCAAGGCAGCCGTTTGCAAGTGCGATGATGAAATCGCCGATCTGATCCGGAGACTCCATCGCGGCGACAACACCTGTGCTCCGAACCACAAAATCAAGGTCATCCTTCACGCTCAGTTTGACGTCACGATGGCACTGGAGGAGCGTGTCCCTGACCAGCTCTGTGACAGATTCGCGGGTAAGCTTTGTGCCGTCCAGTGTGGCGCCAAAGATCTCCTCGCCCGGTTTGGGCTGACGGACATCCCGGCTCATGCTCACTGTTTTGTTAATGACATAACATGTCCCGGTCTCAAGACTTGTTCCGGTGAGGATACATTTTGTGGTGGTATTGCCCATCTCAACAGATGCCACAATGAAATAGGGTTTGTTCTTATACTCAGGCATCTGCATGCCGGCAACGTGTGTTATTGACGGAGGGGGTGGGCTGTAGACGATATGAGGTTTCACTGGAAAGAACCGCTTCAAAAAACCGGCGCACATACTGATCGATACTCAAGGGATGACAATATACCTTTCTGTTTTACCCTGTGGCATGCCTCTCTTCACCTCTCCTGCGGCATTCTCCCCTTCCTTTGTCAGCCTATAGCGTTATGCTGCCCAGGAGAAGTAAAAGCCCGATGATGACCGGCTGGTGGATGAGATAGATGGCAAGGGAGTGGCGGCCAGGGACAGCGAGGAGCGTCAGGAGCATATGGTGATCACCTGTTTGCATCTGGCGCTCTTTTTCTGTCTTCTTCTGGAAAAAATAGCTTCCTGCAGCTATTCCGAGGAGAAAGACCGGGAACCAGGGGATCAGCGGGATGTAGTCAAGGGACAGAAAGCCTGGTTCATGGATCCCAAGCGGCAGCAGGTAGTCCGGGCCGTAGAGCGGGAAGAAGAGAAGCCAGGTTGCAATGATCAGGATCGCAACAGGCATAATCAGCTTCTGATATCGGAGGAAGGGGATCCCGAGGATTGTTGCTGCCCCTAATGCATGGAGAATACCCCAGATGATGAATCCTTCATGCGGGTAGATCCAGGTGACACATGTGATCCCAAACCCGATTGCAAGGAGCTGGAATCCCCTTCTGAGAAACGGCTGTATAAACTGCCATCCCGTTCTCTCCTGTCTCCTGAGCGATTCTGATTTCAGGTGAAGCGATATCCCTGCAATTGCGATGAATGAGCCAGCTATCGGGTATGCGATATATCTGAAGGAGGGATCGGCTTCGATGATTCCAAAGTAGACAAGATCAAAGATGAAGTGGTAGGCAACCATCGCACAGATTGCTGCTCCGCGGCAGGCATCAAGAGTAATGGAGCGCTCCGCTCCAGGTGTCATCTCCATCCTGCTGAGATCTCTGATCCGGTATCGTATAATGGTCTGCCCGGGTGTATGCAGTACCTGAAGGGAAAAATAGTAATGATCTGGAAAGAGATGTTGTATAGCGAGTTCCATGCAGTTGAAATCCTGCCCAAAAGGGTACATGATAGAGACGCACCGGGCAGTAGCGCCTGAGTCAACGCTTGACCGGATCGAGCCCCTGCTTCCTCAGACCGGGATAACACGGGTTGCGGATATCACCGGGCTTGATCGCCTGGGCATCCCGGTCTACTCCTGTATCCGCCCGACAGCAGCAGGAGGGGCAATCTCTGTATATAATGGGAAGGGCGCGACACCGGTTGCTGCCAGGGTTTCAGCTATCATGGAGGGGATTGAGCGGTGTTCTGCTGAGATGCACCAGGATCCGGAGATTGTCTCACGCTATTCCATGCTTCCAGGTGACCTCCCGGCAATTGATCCAGCTGATCTCATCCTGCCTGCGGGTGCTGATCCTGATGCCCAAATCCCATGGGTAGAGGGCTATGACATCGCAGGGAATGAGCCTGTTCTTCTCCCAGCCCATGCGGTCTGTCATCCCCTGCCACCAGGATATGAGCCGCTCTTCCGGACCAATACAAACGGCATCGCCTCGGGCAATACGCTTGAGGAGGCGATCTTCCATGGGCTGATGGAGGTGATTGAGCGCGATGCATGGTCTATTGTCGAGGCGACGCGGTATACCGGGAAGCGTATCACTGATATAACAGATCCGATCAGCTCAGATCTCGTGGATCGCTTCTCACAGACCGGGATAGATCTCATTCTGCGGGATATCACAAGCGATCTTGGGATTCCGACATGCGCGGCAGTGGCAGATGATACCGTTCTCTGTGATCCATCCCTGCTTGTCACCGGCATGGGGACCCATACCACCCCGGAGATTGCAATACTCCGTTCCATCACCGAGGTTGCGCAGAGCCGCCTGACACAGATACATGGTGCACGTGAGGATACGGTTGTTGCAGACATGCGGCGGCAGATTGGGTACGAACGGACCAAACGGTTCAATGGCTACTGGTTCCGGGAGAATGGCACTATCCCGTTTGCCGAACTGCCGACAGAACCAAGTGATGATCTCCTCACTGATATCAGGCATGTCTGTGACACCCTCGTCTCTGCAGGGTATGAGCGGGTGATAGTCACTGATCTGACCAGGCCCGATATCGGTGTCCCGGTTGTCAGGGTGGTGGTTCCGGGCCTTGAAGTCTTTGCAATGGATCAGGAACGCTCAGGAGAACGGTGCAGGAATGCGCGGCGCAATCGTCTATCTCGGTCCAAGCCTGCCGCATAGCGAGGCAGAAGCCATCTGCCCGGATGCGGTGTTTCTTCCTCCCATCCGGAGGGGGGATCTTCAACGGATCCCAAAATCCGGCGTCTCTGTTATCTGTATTATTGACGGGTATTTCCACCAGGATGCAGCAGTCGGCCACCGGGAGATCCTCTCAATATTGAACTCAGGGGTACGGGTGGTCGGAGCCTCAAGCATGGGTGCGCTCCGGGCAGCGGAACTGGACACCCTCGGGATGGAAGGTGTCGGTCTGATCTACTCCCTCTACAGGCAGGGAAGACTCATCTCAGATGACGAAGTTGCTCTGATATTTGATCCGGAAACATTTGCCCCGTTATCTGATCCGCTTATCAATATCAGGTGCACGCTGAGGAATGCGCGGAGATCGAAGGTGATCACGGAAGAGGAGGAGCGCCAGTGTATCGGCATTGCATCCTCGCTTTTTTATCCAGAGAGGACATTCAGCAGGATCATCGGGGAGGTTTCAGGCGATCTTGGCGATCGTCTTGCATCACTTCAGGGTGAGTCCCTGATTGATCAGAAACAACGTGATGCAATTGCTGCCCTCCGGTATATCTCCGATTCTGCAGCTGTGGCTGCAGGTGAAGATGAATCCTGATTGCAGAGAAAGAGGAGTGGTGTATTTCAGGGAAAGCATGAATACCCCCTCAGGGGAATAACTACCATTGTGGGTGATTATTGTGATTACTATCAGGGATTATTTACAGACAAAAGGGTGCAGTGATGATCTGGCCCATCTCATCTGCCTGATTTCTGAACAGGCTGTACCGATTCGTGAGGCTTTCCTCTCGAACCAGCGGTATGCGGCATCCCTGAATACCTCAGGAGAACTCCAGACAGAACTTGATACCTGGTCTGACAACCATCTGACCGATGTATTTATCAAATCCGGGCTGGTCTCCAGCATTGCGTCTGAAGAACAGGATGACGTGGTGTGCTGTCCGGATAGTCCTGATGGGTATGTGGTTGTCATGGACCCACTCGATGGCTCATCCCTGATTGCCGTGAATCTGGCGGTTGGAACGATTGTCGGGATCTATGAGAGCGGCCCTGTCCTCAGGAAAGGCAGGGATATGAAAGCAGCGCTCTATCTCCTCTATGGGCCGATGACAACCCTCACCCTCTCGATTGGATCAGGTGTAGCAACATTTGCACGTGCTCCGGATGGGAGATACCTCCTGATGGAGGATGGCATCCGGATGCCTGAGGGGAACCTCTATGGTTCAGGTGGCGAGAGGCCGCAATGGACGAAAAAGCATGCTGCATTCATCTCTGGTATCGAAGATGAGGGCGGAAAATGCAGGTATTCGGGATCATTTGTCGCGGACTTCCACCAGGTCCTGAAATACGGAGGCCTGTATGCATATCCTGGCATTGTAGAGAAGCCAAAAGGAAAACTCCGACTCCTCTTTGAGGCCCAGCCGATTGGCTTTCTCGCTTCCCAGGCAGGTGGCAGGATCAGTGACGGCTCAACAGATATTTTAGACATTCAGCCAACAGAGGTTCACCAGAAGACTCCTATCTATGTAGGAAGCAGGGGGCTTATCGAGCGGCTGGAAGCAATGAAGTGAGCAGGTTGGATTATGGCTGGATCAGACTTCCTATGCTGCACGCTGGTGACCTTCCGATCAGGAGGCTATCCGGGAGGCCACCGTGCCCACGCCGGTATGCTTGAACTTGGCTCGCGCATCCTCAAAAAGCAGGAGGGTGGGGGAATTATTGACTCCTACCTCTTCCGGTGCGGGGAAGCAGTGGCTTTTTTGATCACACATCGCGAGGAAGCTGAGACTGCTCTGATAGCTGATGGCGTCATTGGGCCCTGCAGGGAGTATCTTCTGAAAAAAAAGCTTGTTGTTGCAGCAGAACCCATTTCGTATTCGCAATGCAGCCTCTCTTTCAATGAGCGGGATCGGGAAGATATCCTCATTCTTCTTGCTGATCTGCCGTCACCGGATCTCTATAACCTCCACCTCTTCAGGATGTTTGGGGATCCCTTCTCAACCCC is drawn from Methanocalculus natronophilus and contains these coding sequences:
- a CDS encoding TfuA-related McrA-glycine thioamidation protein is translated as MRGAIVYLGPSLPHSEAEAICPDAVFLPPIRRGDLQRIPKSGVSVICIIDGYFHQDAAVGHREILSILNSGVRVVGASSMGALRAAELDTLGMEGVGLIYSLYRQGRLISDDEVALIFDPETFAPLSDPLINIRCTLRNARRSKVITEEEERQCIGIASSLFYPERTFSRIIGEVSGDLGDRLASLQGESLIDQKQRDAIAALRYISDSAAVAAGEDES
- a CDS encoding class 1 fructose-bisphosphatase, whose translation is MITIRDYLQTKGCSDDLAHLICLISEQAVPIREAFLSNQRYAASLNTSGELQTELDTWSDNHLTDVFIKSGLVSSIASEEQDDVVCCPDSPDGYVVVMDPLDGSSLIAVNLAVGTIVGIYESGPVLRKGRDMKAALYLLYGPMTTLTLSIGSGVATFARAPDGRYLLMEDGIRMPEGNLYGSGGERPQWTKKHAAFISGIEDEGGKCRYSGSFVADFHQVLKYGGLYAYPGIVEKPKGKLRLLFEAQPIGFLASQAGGRISDGSTDILDIQPTEVHQKTPIYVGSRGLIERLEAMK
- a CDS encoding methanogenesis marker 14 protein, whose product is MCAGFLKRFFPVKPHIVYSPPPPSITHVAGMQMPEYKNKPYFIVASVEMGNTTTKCILTGTSLETGTCYVINKTVSMSRDVRQPKPGEEIFGATLDGTKLTRESVTELVRDTLLQCHRDVKLSVKDDLDFVVRSTGVVAAMESPDQIGDFIIALANGCLEAGVPPRKMTPPMSVDNLPPKLREHSFADRLVFTGAVAGVVPPVGSTGIEMVANEMEGELAMAGIKEGAKWTPVDFRNPCISLDFGTTLDGRITSDVSRDAENPFAKTIGNFCGLAGAIPDAIIRGTGLVEGRTGTALDVFGEDNSGGGLSLGINKKAVQEYVDRCHEEIDIRIVPRDRRRFGRVPVYADVAEESGVALVGCDCGVDGDGIDNLKSLGAEMYRKYRLSFVTEVVDRVCAGMALRMIDVCIENDLVPENSSIGFTGRAVISGRKPGYILEGIEERRIYTNPVDHLVFVDDGLARGAALMGRCMNSLGKPKNPLGGVRGGPCIMAKRIKIGR
- a CDS encoding YcaO-related McrA-glycine thioamidation protein, with product MQLKSCPKGYMIETHRAVAPESTLDRIEPLLPQTGITRVADITGLDRLGIPVYSCIRPTAAGGAISVYNGKGATPVAARVSAIMEGIERCSAEMHQDPEIVSRYSMLPGDLPAIDPADLILPAGADPDAQIPWVEGYDIAGNEPVLLPAHAVCHPLPPGYEPLFRTNTNGIASGNTLEEAIFHGLMEVIERDAWSIVEATRYTGKRITDITDPISSDLVDRFSQTGIDLILRDITSDLGIPTCAAVADDTVLCDPSLLVTGMGTHTTPEIAILRSITEVAQSRLTQIHGAREDTVVADMRRQIGYERTKRFNGYWFRENGTIPFAELPTEPSDDLLTDIRHVCDTLVSAGYERVIVTDLTRPDIGVPVVRVVVPGLEVFAMDQERSGERCRNARRNRLSRSKPAA
- the argF gene encoding ornithine carbamoyltransferase, whose protein sequence is MNVLSILDLTAGEIDMILQTAIQVKEERRQGVAHRHLAGKTLGMIFEKSSTRTRISFDVGMYELGGYALYLNPRDMQLDRGEAIADTARVLSRYLSAVMIRAHNHSSIEAFSRASTIPVINGLSDTEHPCQILADLMTLKERFGSLSGRRIAWIGDGNNVCNSLILSTIPTGMHVSLAVPPGYEPDAACVARAQESGSVSFHDTPEAAAAGADALYTDTWISMGQEDEEDTRLAAFEPYRIDLDLLKHASPGAIVLHCLPAHRGCEITDEVIDGPKSAVWDQAENRLHAQKALLLSLLEKKRLEIR
- a CDS encoding heparan-alpha-glucosaminide N-acetyltransferase; this encodes MEMTPGAERSITLDACRGAAICAMVAYHFIFDLVYFGIIEADPSFRYIAYPIAGSFIAIAGISLHLKSESLRRQERTGWQFIQPFLRRGFQLLAIGFGITCVTWIYPHEGFIIWGILHALGAATILGIPFLRYQKLIMPVAILIIATWLLFFPLYGPDYLLPLGIHEPGFLSLDYIPLIPWFPVFLLGIAAGSYFFQKKTEKERQMQTGDHHMLLTLLAVPGRHSLAIYLIHQPVIIGLLLLLGSITL
- the purD gene encoding phosphoribosylamine--glycine ligase, which encodes MTMHCLVVGGGGREHALARALSCNPETVLFAAMSGKNPGITALCQDYILTDETDCEQIVSFAKKHEIDYAVIGPEAPLQAGVVDALLEQDIGCLGPTVAAARIETDKAFCRRLMKEYQVDGLPDYRIFDDPADAAGFISSHEEDLVIKPAGLTGGKGVRVMGEHLDQEAAIAYVHELQGGIVIEERLIGEEFTLMCFVDGRSLIPMPVVQDHKRAYVGDLGPNTGGMGSYSLENHTLPFVRETDYADALRIMHDVVSALDSGGAVFKGVLYGQFMNTVRGPKVIEFNARFGDPEAMNVLSILSSDFSEIAIRIAEGTLRRQDVVFEKKATVCKYIVPAGYPDSPQAGDRITLPDTHDALLYYANVEERDGALYTRSSRALAFVGIGDSLADAEQSAETAASTVRGNVRYRQDIGTESLLSRRIAHMKELR